From Variovorax sp. PMC12, the proteins below share one genomic window:
- a CDS encoding phage adaptor protein, whose translation MNVEQFIATFRRVLDDQANSLGGGDGDTLWSDEDIVGYLTEAVNEVAERALLIEDHTTSAVCSINLQAGVGEYPLHPSVLKIKRASWNGRPIHETSTEKLDCEHLAWETLAGRPCHFIHTGSDTIRFYRIPRAEDIAVSPTVAMTVYRTPLVPYSVDNLEVIPEIKTLYHDRLMQWMYRCAYLKKDSETFDPNAAAKHEAAFTASFGQRPDANVQRKRRDKRPPVVRMRF comes from the coding sequence ATGAACGTCGAGCAGTTCATCGCCACGTTTCGCCGCGTCCTCGACGACCAGGCCAACAGCCTGGGCGGGGGCGATGGCGATACCTTGTGGTCGGACGAGGACATCGTCGGCTACTTGACGGAGGCGGTGAACGAGGTCGCCGAGCGGGCGCTGCTGATCGAGGATCACACCACGTCGGCCGTCTGCTCGATCAACCTGCAGGCGGGCGTGGGCGAATACCCCCTGCACCCGTCCGTGCTCAAGATCAAACGGGCCTCGTGGAACGGCCGCCCCATCCACGAGACCAGCACCGAGAAGCTCGACTGCGAGCACCTGGCCTGGGAGACGCTGGCGGGCCGCCCCTGCCACTTCATCCACACCGGCTCGGACACGATTCGCTTCTACCGGATCCCGCGCGCCGAGGACATAGCCGTCTCGCCGACCGTGGCCATGACCGTCTACCGCACGCCGCTCGTCCCGTACAGCGTCGACAACCTGGAAGTGATCCCTGAGATCAAGACGCTGTATCACGACCGCCTGATGCAGTGGATGTACCGGTGCGCCTACCTGAAGAAGGACTCCGAGACCTTCGACCCGAACGCCGCCGCGAAGCACGAAGCCGCCTTCACGGCCAGCTTCGGGCAGCGCCCTGACGCCAACGTGCAGCGCAAGCGCCGCGACAAGCGTCCGCCTGTGGTGCGGATGCGGTTCTGA